The genomic window CTACTAATGGGTGAGGGTGCACACATAATACCTTTCAGACAATGTCTCTTTATTGCTGTTTGGTAGTTTGCCCTTTTGCAGTGTTGGTGTAGAGCATCACATGTTGGAGGCATGAATAGGGCAAACTACCAAGGAGCAATAATGACACATTGTCAGTAAGTCCAATAATCGAAGGgtcagcggttcgaatcctgctctgtcctagtcagtccttcctgttcttgggcaagacacgtcacccagtgccactcactctggtgtatgaatgtttggtggtggttcacaacaataataattcttTGCCTGATGATCTGCTCACAGAAGAGAAGATCTTGTAGCTGACATTGAAGGTggctcatttctgaaacacacacacacctgcaagcagcattgtgtgagacagagagagagagaatgagttatgatcagtaatagcagtagcactaataatagtagtaatagcagtagtaattgtagagaatagaataaacttacaAACTTACAAATaatacagtgtttgtgtgtgagagacagaattttttatttatttatttattttttacacaccTGCTGATAACATCTGTGCCAGTGAAAGATGATCCTTTGTGCATTTGCTAGACACGGTGAtgtatttatccactttttttcatattgtgcacaaggcaggcagaacaggaccagatgaaacagtaggtagacccatcctggactgTAATTTCTTCCTCGGAGTTTCACTTGTTGATCCTGCAGTTCTGCTGGCATCCCCTGTTTGCACAGACTCGCCTCCCTGTGATTCATTGACATCTGGATTCTCTCTTTTATGTTTCTCTGCAGAATCCAGTTGCTTTTTATCAATGAATCGTCTGTAACATGTTGCATGAAACTCagcatcttctggaacattgtcaaagtcagtagtgatagtgtttataagtttcagttatagtcctgctctcaccactcaaataaagccatcgttcgacacagtttcttaacgtttcccatcgtttggccaaaaaatcctgtattttttctttttttacggatatgaggtgcatattccatatttttgcttactttttaaaacttttcctTGTATTTTCCTCCTCCGAACTACTGGAAGCTCGCTTCCTGGTCACAGCGATCTTGGATATTTTGCGCTTTCTTattggaccagcaggttacaCGGGACTCAAACCGCAGCACGCATGATAACAATAGCATTGCGCGAATAAAGTTAAGTAGTACcgacttcaaacactgattttaaaaaactgcaggattgcaaatggagaacttttgacatttaCCTCAGGAACAATCTATCTTTGTAACTGAGTAAAAAGATTGTAGTGCCCCATATGTCGGAACGGGATGAAACGATACGGCGTTCACCTTACGGTCtatatgtgatgtatgtgcttgcattatcttcactgtaattctttggaaggatttgtgttgggcgcttgcacacgcagcgaccggcagtgagcgaaagcttgctgcaaaacaaatctacccacgggtacaaataaagtcaccttgaaccttggtGTTTTGATGTGCAGATTGAACATGTCCAACTTAAATTTCCTCAGAAAACCTTAACAAGTTCAGGATTTAACACGTTCCAAGTTGGTGACCTTAGGTAACGTCATATGACTGTAGTGGTGCTACGAattctgagggttttttttaatataaaacaagAAATTGTTTTAACTCATTTGTACATTGTCAAATCTGCATTAATTGTCACATGTAGAATAAGAGGACTGagttattaaatgtttgaaaatgtcctattaattatctaactagttaattttgtctgtctgcttgACCTGGTTTGAAAgggatggagggagggttgtgttccattccattgcatttcagtgaccacctcttctgtttctttgtgttttgatgtagagagaagccaaaggtggattttaagtgaaacctaaaagttgtatctggacaaagatcacctgattccagcaaacatggatggaagacccacctgtgaccattgtggaaatgctttcaccacagcaagttccCTAAAAACCCACCAacgtatccacactggagaaagaccatatgagtgtgaccagtgtggaaatgctttcaccacagcaagtgacttaaaaaaacaccaaagcatccacactggagaaagaccatatgagtgtgaccagtgtggaaatgctttcaccagagcaagttccctaaaaatccaccaacgcagccacactggagaaagaccatatgagtgtgaccagtgtggaaagactttcaccacagcacgtgacctaaaaatccacaaacgcatccacagtggcgaaagaccatatgagtgtgaccattgtggaaagactttcaccacagcaagttacttaaaaatccaccaacgcatccacactggagaaaaaccatatgagtgtgagcagtgtgggaagactttcaccacagcaggtgacctaaaaatccacaaacgcatccacactggagaaagaccatatgagtgtgaccaatgTGGAGAGAGTTTCACCCAAAGGAATGTGCTTAAAGCTCACCAACGgagccacactggagaaagaccatatgagtgtgaccagtgtggaaatgctttcaccacagcaagtgacctaaaaatccacctacgcatccacaatggagaaagaccatatgaatgtgaacagtgtggaaatgctttcatcaGAGCAAGTTACCTAAagatccaccaacgcatccacagtggagaaagatcATATGAGTGTgatcagtgtggaaatgctttcaccacagcaagttacctaaaaatccaccaacgcatccacactggacaAAAACCATATGCCTGTGACCAATGCGGAAAGAATTTCACCCAAATGAGTGGGCTGAAATATCACcaacgcattcacactggagaaagaccatattactgtgacctgtgtggaaatgctttcaccacagcaagtaacctaaaaatccaccaacgcatccacactggagagaaaccctACCAGTGCAGATTCTGTGACAGATCTTTTATCACAGGTTCAAAATGTACTAAACATGAACTTGTCAAACATTTCCTCaaaggacaaaaactgaacagtcgtacaaaaagtaagacattgGACTCTAGTGGAAAGAgtcagtgtcataacacaccTAAACAGTTTGAATGTTTCCAGTATGATGAAAGATTCTCGTCATCCTCTGCCCTCTGCTATCATCAGCGCAGATGTGAATCATCAACGTCTGGACCAAAATGTccctcagcatcagatgacaagaagaaacacagtgtgtgtgaaccagcagcacccacttctgacaagaacatcagacttaaaaacctccagatcagacttcacagaatccagatgtgaagacaaacatcagactgaaggctgtgttttgttgtcctcagagtacagaagtgtgttctaatgcaccaccttcacaaaacagtgatGTTACTGAATCTCAACCTGCCACGAAGTGAAAAGTTCAATTAGTGGAGGTCAACAAGGACCTGGTTTCTATGGTGATACTACTTCTCATTGACCCTGTGGACTTTAATCAGTACCTTgttgttgtgattctgttgctggttggggTTCACACAGTTGGATTTACATCAGTTAGAAACATGATGAACATAATATAACTGAGACAGAATGACTGATGAGCTGGTAGTGGTTTAGTCCCAAACTGAGGCcgacaacatgaaggagatcacattCCATTGGAGGAGGAAGTCTGTTTAGCAGAAAGTTCACAACCACCAAAGGAGACGTCACAATGAGTCAGTGCTCCATCTAGTGGTCCAATctggtactggtctggtccagtgtTTACCTGAACATCAAACTGGATTCAACATTTTTCcgctggtctaaccctgacctgcagaatgtgtttgatttgactgaaaatgtgttGAACTGCTGATGACTGTGGTAAAGAAGAACCACTGGATGAATCAGAAAGTTCAGGACATCAATGGAACTGGAACAAACATTTAGTCATGTTCTGTTGTTCAATGTTCTACTTAATCACcttgttttattctaattctaAAGTGGACCTGAAACATGAGACAAAAGTATTTACCATAATCACCCTTTAACAGCATCCACTAATTATTTGTTCAATTACTTCTTAATGTTTGGCTTTTTCCgtttattgaatgaatgaattgtttattttggtttgtacgtTAATCTTTGCACATAGTACAATAATtggaataaacataaaaaccaaagaaGGAATAggttagaagcaaaagcttattttagtGCCTCTCCTTTTCCCCTGATCCACTgctgacattaaattaaatatgttcaGCATCGAGCATTCTCATTATAACCAACGAatcaacaacaacagaaacacatctaccatctcaacttcATATTCCTGAATCattttatacttaaggcattttttaaactgtcagagaagtgaacaacttaaattcatcatcaaatccatcccataatttcacacccacaacccaaatccatctaggacttcacatttgtcctcactttagtccattcacaaatataaaaacctcTTCAATTCTAATTACTCTGTCTTAATTTAAAGATATCTTGAAtgctatttggaacaatattattttttactttataaatcatatgcagtattttaatatataaaatatcCTGCAATTTGAAGGTTTTAAGTTGAATCAATCAACTATTAGTTGCTTccaaatatcctactttattaattattctaatagttctgttttgtcatttttctaatGTAACTATAAtagtttttcttcatatttctgcacaatatgttCAGTAGGACAGAACCAAAGAACAACAGATCATGTacaggctgtttttgttcagtcaGTCCCTTGTTTTATACAGTATGTCTATAGATTTGGACACTTTACTTTGAATAGACTCAATATGAGGTTTCCAACACAGTTTACTATCTATGATGACACCTAAAAATGTAGCTTCATAGACTCTTTCTATTATCAGTAggtatgttttcagtacaggtTCTGTTATTGTCATGTTTATATCAGTGAAATATGACTTTACCCTGATTTGATGTGTTATCATATGCATCACTGAGTGTTCTTTAAGCCTTATTAAAGCATAGACTCAGAAATTCAAATAATCCTGAAATTCAAATAATGCTGGCATTCAGCTGACTCCTGCTCTCCAGGAGGCAGAGACGCAGGCACGACCTcttgatttttttctccatttttcatggttataGTAACCAGGGTTAGTTAAACCCCAGGTTATTTCTAATCTgctctgaaaatgtttctgtgtattatgtttttttttctaaatgtttttttatttaaatttgtaacaatttttttatgaaaaagAAGAAGTAAAAACATCTTCTCCTAAACTTAAGTGAAATCACTAACTGTATATGTGTTACTGTCCCTTTAATTAAGGTGGTAGTTATGACGCGATATGTTTCGGTGTGCAAAAACTGATACAAAAACTGATAGGAGTGGGCATCTTACCTCCATACCAATCTCTGTGCACCCCCTGCGACTGGTACATATTAAGTGTAGATGCTGAAGAGGAAAAAATAGAATTGAACTGACAAAACTAAGTCAGAATTCAGGAAACTGACAGATAAGTTGGACATGGATTTAGAAGAGACAAGCGACGAGTTGCAACTTCGAGTTAGGACAGCGTAGAATTGTTTAGAGTTGTAAACAATTGATTTCCCAGTGAGTAATGAGCATTATGCTAATTAGCATGCTAAATCGCAAGCAAAGTGTTTGTTACATGTGGTTAAAAAACCTTAGAGCTATATCTTAtgttgtggcatttttacactttcctctcgtcatcttaaaatgctcctaataagtgtgtgtcaaactaaaatgtaaaagaaattcgccagatattgaaactcaaaaatgtttaattctcatatattgctcatatttctggtaaaattctgaccaatcatttgattcagtccaaatgaaataactggccgagcctggctgagcctcctgtcaatcatccattatcgccgtccccACATCccatatgtgtacctctgaatctgacacttcactggcactgctcctcctgtcactgaccacagtctactgtctaaggatgtgaatggatagaactcaaatacATGTGTGGAAGGGAAGAACGGATGTATTAACAGAagcaacaaccaaggggaacaaagaggagtccgatgaatgaaggatggagataaagtccaggagtctggtgtactggaccggacctccgcctccacctccgcttccaccgcacgcatcaggtgagaggaggggagcatcagagctcaggcagggggaagtgggcggggctttggagggaggcgggttgttcatgttgaaatttttactaagtgctgtgagaaatgccacatcgataggtatagctttaaagttAGCCTTGTACTCTCACTAAAACCAGTCGGGATAAACTTGAACCAGGTTGGGATAATTCATTAGTGTCTGAAGCCTGTGTTTATGTGCTTTATGAATCTTGtgtcaaaaatcagtattttaatcaaaagttttcaatttgtattcaaaagtatttaacctgtattcttttgcatgccagaagttattcttagtgtaatgtgtagaTTGTACCAGAatagctgactttttttcctgggacACCCACAAAAGAACAAAGACATGTAGCCATCAAAAGAACATGTAAATTTATGGAAAGTTACAGAATGGGGcgagcagaaagaacatgtgagctcatggaaagtttcggaaaatgtggtgtacaaaagaagtacacgtgagtggaaatttggGACATTCTgagaaataatttacatattgtgGGAAAAAGCtacatattaatatatgataaacttaatactgggaattagttgcatatgtatatgtcttgaccaatcctgacagacaccaaaaagacctTACCCTATCGGAGATAAGATAAAAAGGGGGGCTTCCAACGTAACTAGATTAAtgtttaaaatatgataaaaaatgattatggtttgtagctaaacccagcCTACTATTGacaatataaaagtggtctctcagagcaaaaagtcagttgtttctgcagatgtcaactcagtgtttattttatgcatgaataaacactttatgtggCTCCagttctgctcgatctctgattTTGACTtgactgtgtgcatttacttgatgaAGCTCGAGATTAGGgaggacagagacataaattcaacatgccagagtacagtaTGGAAGAGCATCAAAGAGACCAAAGATGTCTCTCACCTGCGGCTCTAAATTTTACCCGACATTATTGTTAAATGATTAATTACTGTGTATGTGTAATGTTTGATAGCTGCTTGGTGCAAGTTAATGTGGTGTTAAAGTGGTGTTAGGCCAGGCAGAAATTTCATGCAGCTAAGCTTATGTGAGTTTCTTAAATTCTTAAAGTGGTGTTTTTCACTGTCATAAACAGTAAAATTAATGTAATTAGGTTACAGTATGAGCTGTATGCTAAGGGAACATAGTTTATTTTGAAGTGTTTATGTGAATTCATGGTCTGTGTACTGAGTAGGATGTTTATTAAGAATTCATGTTAAAAAGGAGTAAAATGGACACTGTAAAGtagtaactttatttaaatactgTATGTCAAAATGGACTGTTATTATGGACTAAATGAATAATTATTTGCATGGCTGTgtaggctgtttttttttgtttggagtcCTTTGATTGGGTCCTCAGTCCTCGgttcttctaccatcttctgctgTCATCCATCTGCATCTTTATCCTGGTTGCTACTCATCTTTGGAAAAGGAGCCATTCCACACCTCCATCTCCATATTCTTCCCCATCGCCATATTCACCTCAGACATTCACTGTGGAAGAGGGCAGTAGGACATTCTGAGTGgactcatttcattttatttaaaattttcttgctttttattttttttcttttctatttatttgaACTTTTCCTTTTTCATACCTGAGATCTCAGTTTtctttttggtaaaaaaaaatccaattgtgGTTCAACAAAGGTACTTAAAAAACCTGTGTTTTGTGAATCCAACTGTGAATTAATGGTATAGGTACTGTAGTCTTTTAATGCAGTATTCACTTTAATTTACTCACCTTTCTGTGATATTGTCACATGAAGGATCTTTACTGGTTTCAATATACATTCCTTTAAAATTGGCATTctgttattgtgtgtgttatttgggGTAGATATTACAGTTCTAATTCAGTTATTACCTGCTTGTGAATCTCCATGGGGGCATTTGTGAATTTTGAGGAAATCAAAGTCTGTGATTTGAACTTGTCTGTTTTTTTACAAGTGGACACCTAGTGCTGTCATCAGTCAGGTTTGGCCACAGTGCAGGATCATCAGACAACTGGAGGACCTTCCTTTGTTGATAATTCAGGTGCAGGTGAGGAGGTGGTTTAGGAAGTGCAGGCTGGGACATCCTCTTGGGTTTCCTAAAGGACTCCCCATAATCTACGCTGAATAAGACCATAATGATCAGCCTAATTATTACCATTTTAAATCATCCAAATTAGACATTATATTAGACtggataaatactttattaatccatgaagacccaaacacacaccatcgaccaaaaccatctactgatctaaaatgttaaacccttattgatccactaatcctatcaatacgtgtcaataattggtgtaaaatgcagtttgtcatcttttcatggtcatcagatatgacccatttggacgttcagaggctccgtagttaccatggaaataccgtcatcttctaagattttgattcaccagtaaaacccatggagttgaataaatGACAGCGGATGAACACATTTGGTTTGATGTTTAATCAGTGATTTTTTGGCTGAAAACATAActtcccccccccttttttttttttttttttttatttgatataataactgttcTGGGAAAAAAGTAGTCTGCTCATTAGTCCTCAGAATAAAAAAATGGTCATTAGACGATCagtgtctttctgtgtattttaattgGAGCTCCAAGGTACCGATCATACAGAGGCGAACGCTGTCTGCAGGAGTGTACAAAGATTACAGTCTGTCATTGTCTCTtatatgaaactaataaaaaaaaagtctgtgccaGGCTGGAATGTCTGGGAGTACAGGAAGAGATAACTTCTGTGAGAAAGCACCTCTTCTCGAACACAGGTGTCCATGTGTCCTTGACAGAGCCTGACCAATTATAGCTCATCACCAATTAATCAGCGTCggtcaatatgtagccgatatattaatttaagttttttgctgcgtggagattctgtgGCTCCGttcctgtgtctgtgtgctgCAAACTGCCTGAAtacctggcccctccccctcccacacagacacacagacctctCACACTCACTCGGTTGcagcagagaagaagagagaaacagagaa from Sphaeramia orbicularis chromosome 16, fSphaOr1.1, whole genome shotgun sequence includes these protein-coding regions:
- the LOC115436253 gene encoding zinc finger protein 883-like translates to MDGKLTCDQCGKTYTHMHHFKTHLHSHSGETPYYCKQCGNTFTEASTLRTHLRIHNRERPYSCECGKAFTTRSNFKKHLRIHSGERPHECDQCGKTFIDVSNFKKHLRIHSGERPYHCEHCGKTFTQMFVLKTHLRIHSGQRPYDCEQCGKTFTQMSNLKTHLRIHSEETPYECDQCGKTFTQASTLRTHLRIHSGERPYSCECGKAFTTRSYFKKHLRTHSGERPYACGQCGKTFTDMSTLKRHLRIHSGERPYHCEQCGKTFRQSSSLKTHQRIHTGERPYECDQCGNAFTTASDLKKHQSIHTGERPYECDQCGNAFTRASSLKIHQRSHTGERPYECDQCGKTFTTARDLKIHKRIHSGERPYECDHCGKTFTTASYLKIHQRIHTGEKPYECEQCGKTFTTAGDLKIHKRIHTGERPYECDQCGESFTQRNVLKAHQRSHTGERPYECDQCGNAFTTASDLKIHLRIHNGERPYECEQCGNAFIRASYLKIHQRIHSGERSYECDQCGNAFTTASYLKIHQRIHTGQKPYACDQCGKNFTQMSGLKYHQRIHTGERPYYCDLCGNAFTTASNLKIHQRIHTGEKPYQCRFCDRSFITGSKCTKHELVKHFLKGQKLNSRTKSKTLDSSGKSQCHNTPKQFECFQYDERFSSSSALCYHQRRCESSTSGPKCPSASDDKKKHSVCEPAAPTSDKNIRLKNLQIRLHRIQM